TGTCGCCGGACGACATCACGCTGGTCATCAACACGCATCTGCACTTTGATCACGCGGGCGGCAACACCTACCGTGCGGAGAACGGTGAGCTGCGTCCGACCTTTCCAAAGGCGCGGTATGTCGTCCAGCGCGCCGAGTATGAGCACGCGCAGCGTCCGCACGAACGCGACCGCGCCAGCTATTTGCCGGAGGATTGGGAGCCGGTGGCGGCGGCTGGACAGTTTGTGTTTGTGGAAGGTGAAACGGAGGTGTCGCCGGGTGTGTGGGTCGTACCAGTGCGTGGGCACAACGACTTTACCCAGTGTGTACGGGTGGTGTCGGGTGGACGGACGGCTTTCTACTGGGCGGATATTCTCCCGACGACGGCGCACCTGCCTTTTGCATGGGTGATGGGGTATGACCTGTATCCAGTGGAACTGTTGGAAAACAAGAAGCGTTTGATTCCGCAGGCGGCGGCGGAAGGGTGGCTGAACATTTTCGAGCATGACCAAAAGTGTCCGTGGGGCTACATCGTGCCCGGCGAGAATGGTAAGTACGCCGTCCGTCCGGCGACCTAAACCTGCCCCCACAGGAGCTTTGAGAGGCGCGAGCGAAAGTACGGTTACTGTGTCGGTTTTCACCAACTACGCGGTTGTAGCGGTCGGCGGCGCGTGCGGCGCGATGTTGCGCTATGCCGTCAGCGTCTCGCCCCTTGGCGCATGGTCGCTTCGCTTTCCGCTCCCGACGTTTGTCATCAATGTCAGCGGGTCGCTTTGTTTCGGCTTGGTGGTCGCCCTTCTGGCTGACCGGGTGGGGATTCCGCCGTGGCTGCGGCTGGCACTAACGACTGGATTTTTGGGAGCCTTTACCACCTTTTCGACGTTCGAGTACGAGACCGTTACAATCTGGCGCGAGCATGGAGCGTTGTGGTCGGTCGGCTATGTCGTCGCTAGCCTGCTGTGTGGAGCGGTTGGATTGTTGCTTGGAGAACTGGCGGCGCACGGCCTAGCGTCCAGCTTTGCGGCCCTTCGTCACTGAACTCCCGGCGTGTGTTGTCCGAAAGCCGTCCACGCTAGTCCTACCAGTTGTTCAGCTCCCTGCCAAAACGCTTTGGATTGGGCGCGAGTGTGACCAGGTT
Above is a genomic segment from Chloracidobacterium sp. containing:
- the crcB gene encoding fluoride efflux transporter CrcB, which codes for MSVFTNYAVVAVGGACGAMLRYAVSVSPLGAWSLRFPLPTFVINVSGSLCFGLVVALLADRVGIPPWLRLALTTGFLGAFTTFSTFEYETVTIWREHGALWSVGYVVASLLCGAVGLLLGELAAHGLASSFAALRH
- a CDS encoding MBL fold metallo-hydrolase — its product is MSLSLGEFQLDIISDGTFRLDGGAMFGVVPRVLWERVMPPDEKHRIVLGLNTLLVRTPHDTILVDTGIGTKWGAKHIEMYGIAHETTVPQSLAALGLSPDDITLVINTHLHFDHAGGNTYRAENGELRPTFPKARYVVQRAEYEHAQRPHERDRASYLPEDWEPVAAAGQFVFVEGETEVSPGVWVVPVRGHNDFTQCVRVVSGGRTAFYWADILPTTAHLPFAWVMGYDLYPVELLENKKRLIPQAAAEGWLNIFEHDQKCPWGYIVPGENGKYAVRPAT